The sequence TTGAAGTGGACATGGggaactgaccttagatcagcgTCAATGGGCCTACTCCAGACAGACTCCTCAGGAGGTCACAAGGTCAAATTGAGTTATCCTTCTGTCTGCTCTCCTAGATAACTTGCAGGACACAGGAATGTAGCCTCTGCTCGTATCCACAAAGCatttcagagtaggagtgctgatctaggatctatACCATTATATTCTTTATTCATTATAGCAAAAattctaaaaggctaaactgatcctagatcagcactcctactctaagatgctttgtggatacgggccctgaTCCCAAATCTGTTTGGGCTATCTTCCTAACTCCTAAGTTTAGCATGACCATGACCAtaagagttggcaagacagcacaaacagatctgggacccaGGTAACAGGAATGAGATTGGAATAAAAATGGTTGATCTCAAAAAAAGGTAATGTGATTGTTATTATTTCCTCTCGAGCTCCATAATCATGTGTTTTACGATGGCTTAACGCTTGAACAGCATGTCTCTGCTCAGAGGGGTGTACTACCAAGCAGGATATGGAGTTAGCCAGCAAACTGGTCAACATTTTCTGATATAACTGTAATTTATTTAACAAATGAAAAGACATTTAGGTTCAGCTTTTTTTTTAATGAACCATAAAATCAGTAGTTATTTCTGttatcaaagttagctggctaacccATTGGTCCTGCTTTGTAGTACACCCCTCAGAAGGGCTTCAGAGTGGCTAAAAATAGCCATCTTGTTTGTAGGTAATTTTATTGTTGTACACTTAATTTTGTATCATAATGACTTGTTGTTGGTAGAAAGTGAATAGGCGCCTCCATCTCTCAAAAAGCAAGAACACCAAGTTCAGTGAGTCAGGCCAGCTGTGTGTGTTTCACCTGGTGTCCAGCGTGTGGAGTTTCTACATACTTATAACAGTAAGaaacgcacacaaacacatacgCAGCCACACACACATCAATGTGTAGTGTTAGGTCAACACTTCATGAACAATTCCACTGTCTCCCTTTTCCCTTTGCAGGAAGGATACGTGTTTCACCCAAGCACCCTTTGGGAGAACTACCCACATGTCCACCTCCGGTATGATGACTAAACAGGGTCTGCATCTGAAATGGAATAGCAGACTAATCTTAACCAGACCTGTAGGGGTAGTTCCAGtgagatacatacatacatacatacatacatacatacatacatacatacatacatacatacatacatacatacatacatacatacagtggggcaaaaaagtatttagtcagccaccaattgtgcatgttctcccacttaaaaagatgagagaggcctgtaatggtccttctgtagctcagttggtagagcatggcgcttgtaacgccagggtagtgggttctcccgggaccacccatacgtaaatgtatgcacacatgactgtaagtcgctttggataaaagcgtctgctaaatggcatatattattatttattattatcataggtacacttcaacgatgacagacaaaatgagaaaaaaatccagaaaatcacattgtaggatttttaatgaatttatttgccaattatggtggaaaataagtaattGGTCAATATTAAaattttatctcaatactttgttatataccctttgttggcaatgacagaggtcaaacgttttctgtaagtcttcacaaggttttcacacactgttgctggtattttggcccattcctccatgcagatctcctctagagcagtgatgttttggggctgttgctgggcaacacggactttcaactccctccaaagattttcaatggggttgagaACTGGAggctggctaggccactccaggaccttgaaatgcttcttacgaagccactccttcgttgcccgggcgtttgggatcattgttatgctgaaagacccagccacgtttcatcttcaatgtccttgctgatggaaggaggttttcactcaaaatctcacgatacatggccccattcattctttcctttacactttgcagaaaaacagccccaaagcatgatgtttccacccccatgcttcacagtaggtatggtgttctttggatgcaactcagcattctttgtcctccaaacacgacgagttgagtttttaccaaaaagttatattttggtttcatctgaccatatgacattctcccaatcgtcttctggatcatccaaatgctctctagcaaacttcagacgggcctggacatgtactggcttaagcagggggacacgtctggcactgcaggatttgagtccctggcggcgtagtgtgttactgatggtaggctttgttactttggtcccagctctctgcaggtcagtcactaggtccccctgtgtggttctgggatttttgctcaccgttcctgtgatcattttgaccccacggggtgagatcttgcgtggagccccagatcgagggagattatcagtggtcttgtatgtcttccatttcctaatacttgctcccacagttgatttcttcaaaccaagctgcttacctattgcagattcagtcttcccagcctggtgcaggtctacaattttgtttctggtgtcctttgacagctctttggtcttgaccatagtggagtttggagtgtgactgttttgaggttgtggacaggtgtcttttatactgataacaagttcaaacaggtgccattaatacaggtaatgagtggaggacagaggagcctcttaaagaagttagatgtctgagagccagaaatcttgcttgtgaccaaatacttattttccaccataatttgcaaataaattcataaaaaatcctacgtcattttattttattttttctaattttgtctgtcatagttgaagtgtacttatgatgaaaattacaggcctcatctttttaagtgggagaacttgcacaattggtggctgactaaatacttttttgccccactgtacatacatacatacatgcatacatacatacatacatacagtgcctcaaagtattcagaccccttgacttatccacattttgttacatttcacacatattcaaaaatggattaaataaaaaatcctcatcaatctacacacaataccccataatgacaaagggctaacaggtttagatttttttgcaaatttattaacaAACTGGccccttatttacataactattccaaccctttgctatgagatttgaaattgagctcaggtgcatcctgtttccattgatcatccttgagatgtttctacaacttgattgaaattacctgtggtaaatttgacatgatttggaatggcacacacctgtttacATAAGGACCCGCAGGTGACGGTGCATGTGAGAGcaataaccaagccatgaggtcgaaggaattgtccgtagtgctccgagacaggattgtgtcgaggcaccgaTCTGGAGAAGGACAAAAACATTTCtccagtattgaaggtccccaataacagtggcctccatcattcttaaatggaagaagtttggaaccaccaagactcttcctggagtgGCCGCCCagcaaaactgagcaattggggcagaagggccttggtcaggtaggtgaccaagaacccgatggtcactctgacagagctccagagttcctctgtggagatggaagaaccttccagaatgtcaaacacctctgcagcactccaccaatcaggcctttatggtagagtggccagatggaagccacacctcagtaaaaatcacgacagcctgcttggagtttgccaaaaggcacctaaagaatctcagaccatgagaaacaagattctctgctctgCTGAAATCAAGATTGAAATATTTGGCAAGAATGCAAAGgctcagatcaaatcaaatttatttatatagcccttcgtacatcagctcaaagtgctgtacagaacacctggaggaaacctggaggcatccctacagtgaagcatggtggtggcagcatcatgctgtggggatgtttttcagcagcggggattgggagactagtcaggatcgagggaaatatgaacggagcaaagtatagagagatccttgatgaaaacctcctcAGGATATCAGACAGgattgaaggttcaccttcaaacaggatgatgctaagcacacagccaagacagcgcagaagtggcttcaggacaagtctctggatgtccttgagtggcctagccagagcccgacttgaacctgatcgaacatctctggagagacctgaaaatagctgtgtatcaatgctctccatccaacatgacagagcttgagaggatctccagaAAATAATGGGAGAtactcaccaaatacaggtgtgccaagcttgtagtgtcatacccaagaagactccaggtgcttcaataaagtactgagtaaagggtctgaatacttatgtgatatttcagtttaatttaatacatttgcacaaatgtctaaacctgtttttgctttggcattatggggtattgcgtgtggATTGATGGAAGGGGGGGGggactattttatttattttagaataagtctaatGTAAGAATGTGGAatcagtcaaggggtctgaatattttcctcaTGCACTATATTATATATACAATAGATGACTGATGGGgcgctgtttttattttatttaaccaggtaggccagttgagaaccagTTTtcattgtgacctggccaagataaagcaaagcagtgcgacaaaaacaacggagttacacatggaataaacaaacgtacagtcaataatacagtagaaaaatctatgtacagtgtgtgcaaatgtagtaagattagggaggtaagacaaataggccatagtagcgaaataattacaatttagcattaacactggagtgaataGATGCagaagatgtgcaagtagagaaacTGGGGTGCAAAACTGAGTTCCAAAAAAAactatatggggatgaggtagttgggtgtgctatttaatGATGGGCTCTGTTGATTGATTGTTAATTGTTTTGGAATATAGAGAAATGCATTAATGTCTACATTGGATTTTGCCACATGTATTATAttagacaccttaatgcatactttaaattatattatgtcagCTAAACAAGTTAAAacttaaaacaaataaaaatatttaaattaAAGTATCATTTTGAGGTGACTAATGTTACTGTCGCCACTACAAcatacttaaatacatgtaattttgttcttgaaacatttaattgaaatagtgtagaattccattcatttcCATGGAAGACTGATCCTACTGGGGATTgtcggtggcttcaaagcctctcaatgaCAAAtgcatagcatcagcaatccagggtttcaATAAATCACTCGGTAGTTCCCATGCTGTGTACCGTATCCTtgaacaacctctctctctctctgtctctctgtctctctgtctctccgtctctccgtctctctgtctctgtctcttgcaGGTTTCAGGTGAAGTTCTTTTACCTCACTCAGCTGGCCTACTGGCTTCACGCCCTACCTGAGCTCTACTTCCAGAAAGTACGCAAGGTCAGTGCTGAGGCTGTGGGAAACAGAGGgctgatatctgtgtgtgtgtgctgtgcgaAAAAAATTAGCTGAAAGGAAATCTTCATTAAATCAGCCCATAGACTAAGGAATTCTGTCAGATTATATTCAACGTAAAAATTGTTTAACCAAATGACAATCACATGTTACTTTCCTGACATTGAAAGCTGCAATTCATCTCATTGTCCATAGACTCCTTTACTTTCCAGGTATAAAACAATATGGAAACGTGCCATTCGGGTGAACTATTCCCTATATTAGTTTGCACCCACATGCCGTCTTTCTGACTGGTTCCATTCCTGTTGACAGACAAGCAGAAGTTCTTGGTGTGACTGCTCGTTGTTGTTGTTCCTCAGGAGGAGATCCCTCGCCAGCTGCAGTACATCTGTCTCTACCTGCTGCACATCTCTGCAGCATACCTGCTCAAGTAAGCACCTAATAGAAGCATTACTAGAAGCACCTATGTAAACATAGAGAAGTACCTAATAGAAGCATTACTAGAAGCACCTATGTAAACATAGAGAAGTACCTAATATTAGCACAAATACATATAAAAGTGCATGAGCACATATACACAAGCATATCTAAGCACCCATATAATCCTAATTACTCCCCTccatgtccctccctcctctcccacagtTTGAGTCCTGTGGGCCTGGTACTCCTCTGTCTGCAGTACCTGTCTGAGCTGGGCTTCCACATCGCCAGAATATTCTACTTCACTGATGAGAGCCACCAAAAGATGTGAGTTCCTATTTCCAACTCTGTGGGCTTTTGGTTAGAGTGTCTGGCCTCCGATTGGAAGGTTGGAAGGTCCGGTTGAGTCATACAAAAGACTCTTAAACTGGGACCTGATCCTGCTCATCTTGGAACTCATTATTAAGGAGATTGGGGGTAAGGCCCTGTGATCGACTGTCCAGGatgtgtacttgtacatcaagctgcctcacgctacagaatcAGGAGGCAGGCTCCTGCCCaatgggccgttctggctcggACAAGGCTTGCTTACCTTTGTCATAACCTTCTTACATTACTTTCCAACTGCACAACAACATATCATATAGAAGTGCTGTTCATATTATAATGTGACGTGAACAGCACTTCATTAAATGTAGACTCTAATATGACATCACCAGACATATTGGGGCAACTTCCTGAAAAACAACCTGCCAAGACTCCCACTATTGGCTccttgcatatatatatataaacacacacattttatatatatataaaatatatataaaatatataaaatgtgtgtgttatatatatatatatatgctggaAGTCTCCCTGCTGCTTATGATGATATCTTATTGCTGATTCTACCTTTAATGGCACTGAATGCCTTGTGATCAATCCTAATAATCATAATCCACTTCTTCTGTTATTTACTGATGTGTGTCCAGGTTTGACCTGTGGGCCGTGAACTTTGTGTTCACGCGGATGGTGACCCTCACACTTGTGTTCCTGGCTGTGGGTTTTGGGTTGGCCCGTGCTGAAAACCAGGGGCTGGACTGGGACATGGGAAACTTCAACACTGTGCTAATACGGTAAGGCTTTTTAGTAGCTTCTATGTCTATTGTACACAAATGACagacaccagtatttctacttgcacatcatcatctgcacatctatcactccagtgttaatttgcaaaattgtaattacttcgctactatggcctattt is a genomic window of Oncorhynchus keta strain PuntledgeMale-10-30-2019 chromosome 19, Oket_V2, whole genome shotgun sequence containing:
- the LOC118374265 gene encoding translocating chain-associated membrane protein 2-like, whose amino-acid sequence is MAFRRRNKSYPFFSQEFLIQNHADIIFSLVIFILIGLMFEATAKTAILFIQPQYNISTPSPEGEVTLYQYGWQDCTTILFYFFITIILHAVVQEYVLDKVNRRLHLSKSKNTKFSESGQLCVFHLVSSVWSFYILITEGYVFHPSTLWENYPHVHLRFQVKFFYLTQLAYWLHALPELYFQKVRKEEIPRQLQYICLYLLHISAAYLLNLSPVGLVLLCLQYLSELGFHIARIFYFTDESHQKMFDLWAVNFVFTRMVTLTLVFLAVGFGLARAENQGLDWDMGNFNTVLIRMPVLLLVSLTQSWLLWKFIRFQLKRWREFRHEQVARKRVAAKQTPRPLKRDSIGHHENGAIKAENGASPRPKKIKAP